The Arachis hypogaea cultivar Tifrunner chromosome 14, arahy.Tifrunner.gnm2.J5K5, whole genome shotgun sequence genome has a segment encoding these proteins:
- the LOC140178580 gene encoding zinc finger BED domain-containing protein RICESLEEPER 2-like: MSLACILDPRCKLHVITFCFPLIYKPEHVAAENVDKVKNKLQEMYDEYAENCHGETIISGVNTNSLVASSNVVSSEISGIDEMLNMVREKETIHPTKSELEVYLDESAYIPEGNSKSFSALEWWKNNSLKSKVLPKMAADILAISVSTVASESSFSARGRVIDEYRSRLNQESIEALICGGDWLRNKCWNRKIKSLVSLEG, translated from the exons ATGTCTCTTGCTTGTATTTTAGATCCTAGGTGCAAATTACATGTTATTACATTCTGTTTTCCTTTAATCTACAAACCTGAGCATGTGGCTGCTGAAAATGTTGACAAAGTGAagaataaattgcaagaaatgtatgATGAATATGCTGAAAATTGTCATGGTGAGACAATAATAAGTGGAGTTAACACTAATAGTCTAGTTGCTTCTTCTAATGTGGTTAGTTCTGAAATTAGTGGAATTGATGAAATGTTGAATATGGTTCGAGAAAAAGAAACCATTCATCCAACGAAATCTGAATTAGAAGTTTATCTTGATGAGAGTGCTTACATTCCTGAAGGCAATTCTAAGTCTTTTAGTGCTTTGGAGTGGTGGAAAAACAATAGCCTGAAATCCAAGGTTTTACCTAAAATGGCAGCGGACATATTAGCAATTTCTGTCTCAACGGTGGCTTCAGAGTCTTCATTTAGTGCTAGAGGAAGAGTTATTGATGAATACCGTTCTCGACTAAATCAAGAGTCCATTGAAGCTCTCATTTGTGGAGGAGATTGGCTTCGGAACAA gtgTTGGAACAGGAAGATTAAATCACTTGTAAGCTTGGAGGGTTAA
- the LOC112742548 gene encoding zinc finger BED domain-containing protein RICESLEEPER 2-like, producing the protein MKFGCSEFHKISRKTARSDCLAIYEAEKKQLKALLQGVRKISLTTDMWRSSHQIVEYMVITGHFIDAGWNLQKRVLSFVQVPAPRRGIDVVDAILKWLLKDTISDNNSLPVGGSLFYIRCCAHILNLLVQDGLGKIKGIIQKVCESVKYVNFNDSRFKTFLEIAENKRLKEKKFIIDCPTRWNSTYNMLSVALKFKFVFPVYKKREPHYNYEPSSEDWRKVEKICKLLKVFNLATHVISGSEYPTANLYLPEVWRVKQVIDDAIEDRDSFMREMAT; encoded by the exons ATGAAGTTTGGATGTTCTGAATTTCATAAAATTTCTCGCAAAACTGCTCGAAGTGATTGCTTGGCAATATATGAGGCTGAAAAGAAACAATTGAAGGCTTTGTTACAAGGTGTTAGGAAGATAAGTTTGACAACTGACATGTGGAGATCAAGCCATCAAATTGTTGAATATATGGTTATCACAGGTCACTTTATTGATGCAGGGTGGAATCTTCAAAAAAGGGTTTTGAGTTTTGTTCAGGTACCTGCTCCTAGACGTGGCATTGATGTTGTGGATGCTATTCTCAAGT GGCTCTTAAAGGATACTATTTCAGATAACAACTCATTACCTGTTGGTGGTAGTTTGTTTTATATTAGGTGCTGTGCACACATTCTGAATTTGTTGGTACAAGATGGGCTAGGTAAAATTAAAGGTATTATTCAGAAAGTTTGTGAGAGTGTCAAGTATGTCAATTTTAATGATTCAAGATTTAAAACATTTCTTGAGATTGCTGAAAACAAGCGTTTGAAGGAGAAAAAATTCATCATTGATTGTCCCACAAGATGGAATTCTACTTACAATATGTTATCTGTGGCTTTGAAGTTTAAATTTGTGTTTCCTGTGTATAAGAAAAGAGAACCCCACTACAATTACGAACCATCATCAGAGGATTGGAGAAAAGTTGAGAAGATTTGTAaacttttaaaagtttttaatctTGCTACTCATGTCATTTCTGGTAGTGAGTATCCTACTGCAAACTTGTACCTTCCTGAAGTTTGGAGAGTGAAACAAGTAATTGATGATGCTATTGAAGATAGAGATTCCTTCATGAGAGAAATGGCAACCTAA
- the LOC112742009 gene encoding serine carboxypeptidase-like 50 has translation MNTLFFIIFFCLCIQTHASASSNSSKSNTLFPKEAHPTKSGYLSVSKTSSSAFFYTFYEAQNSTLPLSKTPLLIWLQGGPGSSSMIGSLYAVGPWRITESITFEPNPGAWNKFFGVLFLDNPIGTGFSIASSPQEIPTNQEGIAKHLYVALTRFLQLDPVYKHRPIYIVGQSYGGKYASTTGNYILKRNAQLHASKRVNLVGVAIGNGIIEAVTQSRTHPANAYYEGLINERQKSELEKDQLEVVRLAQIQHWSEATIAWRRLQGKLQNMSGLATLYDYTRKDHPYHYQDWVTQFLNIAEVKKALGVNEPQVFKSSSSNVGEALLGDIMKSVKFMVEELLKSNTIRVLLYQGQLDLVAGPVQTAAWVNTMKWEGIEEYVNAERKIWRVNGELAGYVQQWKSLTNVVVLGGGHLMPADQPVNAQTMIQDWVLQRGLYQNV, from the coding sequence ATGAATACTCTTTTCTTCATTATCTTCTTTTGCTTATGCATTCAAACCCATGCATCAGCTTCTTCGAATTCTTCCAAATCAAACACACTGTTTCCAAAAGAAGCTCACCCCACAAAATCAGGTTACCTTTCTGTCAGCAAAACCTCTTCTTCCGCCTTCTTCTACACTTTCTATGAAGCTCAGAACTCGACCTTGCCTCTCTCCAAAACCCCGCTTCTCATTTGGCTCCAAGGTGGCCCTGGAAGCTCCTCGATGATTGGCAGCCTCTATGCAGTTGGACCATGGCGTATCACAGAATCCATCACCTTTGAACCCAACCCTGGTGCTTGGAACAAGTTCTTTGGCGTTCTCTTTCTTGATAACCCCATTGGCACTGGATTCAGTATAGCCTCATCACCGCAAGAGATCCCAACGAATCAAGAAGGTATTGCCAAACACCTTTATGTTGCTCTTACAAGGTTTCTTCAACTTGATCCTGTTTACAAACACCGCCCTATTTATATTGTTGGCCAAAGTTATGGAGGAAAGTATGCGTCTACAACTGGAAATTACATATTGAAAAGAAATGCACAGTTGCATGCTTCTAAAAGAGTGAATCTTGTTGGTGTGGCTATTGGGAATGGAATAATTGAGGCAGTGACCCAATCACGCACGCATCCGGCTAATGCTTATTATGAGGGTCTAATCAATGAGAGGCAAAAGAGTGAGTTGGAGAAGGATCAACTGGAAGTAGTTAGGTTGGCACAGATTCAGCATTGGAGTGAAGCAACGATTGCATGGCGAAGACTCCAGGGGAAGTTGCAAAACATGTCAGGGCTGGCTACTTTGTATGATTACACAAGGAAAGATCATCCTTATCACTATCAAGATTGGGTTACTCAATTCTTGAATATAGCTGAAGTGAAGAAGGCATTGGGCGTGAATGAACCTCAAGTGTTTAAATCGAGCAGCAGTAATGTTGGGGAAGCATTGCTAGGAGATATAATGAAGAGTGTGAAGTTTATGGTGGAGGAGTTGTTGAAGAGCAACACTATTAGGGTGTTGTTGTACCAAGGTCAACTTGATTTGGTCGCTGGTCCGGTTCAAACTGCGGCATGGGTGAATACTATGAAATGGGAAGGGATTGAGGAGTATGTGAATGCAGAGAGGAAGATATGGAGGGTGAATGGAGAGCTTGCTGGCTATGTCCAACAATGGAAGTCACTCACCAATGTTGTTGTCTTGGGTGGTGGCCATCTTATGCCTGCTGACCAGCCTGTTAATGCTCAGACAATGATACAAGATTGGGTCTTGCAAAGGGGTTTGTATCAAAATGTGTAA